From a region of the Alnus glutinosa chromosome 1, dhAlnGlut1.1, whole genome shotgun sequence genome:
- the LOC133875025 gene encoding early nodule-specific protein 2-like yields the protein MSSIEDRAPGISGHESEMFVSPMPRLHQPPVPSHAGNQLTAPNNSINIRDPSDTETKNEYQILSGVLLGVVLLSSTASLADHHEPSKHDPKSLFHKPPSPPKHKPPTPLDHGDKPFLEHKPPLKGKGEKRSPEHKPPHEGHHERHLAKKPSLDGTPPKRLEKPPPPKYKPPISLIDKEEKPFPEHKPPPKGKGSEKPPHDHHPGRHLLESSFHEQNLPSLDGKPPKGKGEKPPPKHKPTSLPSPWTPFSGGCQSLPQHTSKVEASNHARKEAVEFPSQATPQTSISQLSTACLYMLEIIRAAAYVTFHFHVSHCSY from the exons ATGTCATCCATCGAGGATCGTGCACCTGGGATAAGCGGCCATGAATCCGAAATGTTCGTGAGCCCGATGCCACGTCTTCATCAACCGCCTGTTCCCTCACATGCAGGGAATCAATTAACTGCCCCTAACAACTCTATAAATATCAGAGACCCATCAGATACTGAG ACCAAAAATGAGTACCAAATACTATCTGGTGTGCTCCTCGGGGTGGTGCTTCTTAGCAGCACTGCCTCACTAGCTGACCACCATGAGCCTTCCAAACATGACCCCAAATCTCTATTTCACAAGCCCCCTTCTCCTCCTAAACACAAACCTCCCACCCCACTTGATCACGGGGACAAGCCATTCCTTGAACACAAGCCACCTCTCAAGGGCAAAGGAGAGAAGCGTTCACCAGAACACAAGCCACCACATGAGGGTCATCATGAACGGCATTTAGCTAAAAAACCAAGTTTAGATGGTACACCTCCTAAGAGATTAGAAAAGCCTCCACCCCCGAAATACAAGCCACCAATCAGCTTAATTGACAAAGAAGAGAAGCCATTCCCAGAACACAAACCACCTCCCAAGGGTAAGGGATCAGAGAAGCCACCACATGATCATCACCCTGGACGCCATTTACTAGAGTCGTCTTTCCATGAACAAAATTTACCAAGTTTGGATGGCAAACCTCCAAAGGGTAAGGGTGAGAAGCCACCTCCAAAACACAAGCCAACCTCATTACCATCACCCTGGACACCCTTCAGTGGAGGATGTCAAAGTCTCCCACAACACACCTCAAAAGTTGAAGCCTCCAACCACGCCCGAAAAGAAGCCGTCGAGTTCCCCTCACAAGCCACCCCACAAACCTCCATCAGCCAACTGAGTACTGCATGTTTatatatgttagaaataataaGAGCTGCAGCTTATGTTACTTTTCATTTTCATGTTAGTCACTGTTCTTACTAG
- the LOC133875103 gene encoding proline-rich extensin-like protein EPR1, which yields MSNTHLLVLFLAAVALTVTTPSNADYQKPPVPIYKPPVPIHKPPTPPVYIPPPVSKPPPTEQKPPVPIYNPPVPVHKPPTPPVYTPPPVSKPPPEQKPPTPAYKPPPVVKSPPEQKPPVEKPPTLPPKTGKSPPEYKPPTPVERPQVPEHKPPPKHLPSPPYGHPPPEKGQDPHKPPRKVFPPPPYGKPPTNA from the coding sequence ATGTCTAACACACACTTGCTAGTGTTGTTTCTTGCCGCCGTGGCTCTCACGGTCACTACTCCCTCCAATGCCGATTACCAAAAGCCACCGGTTCCAATTTACAAACCACCTGTTCCCATTCACAAGCCACCAACTCCTCCTGTTTACATACCTCCTCCAGTGAGCAAGCCACCACCCACAGAGCAAAAGCCACCGGTTCCAATTTACAATCCACCTGTTCCCGTTCACAAGCCACCAACTCCTCCTGTTTACACACCTCCTCCAGTGAGCAAGCCACCCCCAGAGCAGAAGCCACCGACCCCAGCTTATAAACCTCCCCCCGTGGTGAAGTCACCCCCAGAACAAAAGCCACCGGTCGAGAAGCCACCAACTCTACCTCCCAAAACTGGAAAATCTCCACCAGAGTACAAGCCACCAACCCCGGTTGAGAGGCCACAAGTACCAGAACACAAACCACCACCAAAGCACCTGCCATCTCCACCTTACGGACACCCTCCCCCGGAAAAAGGTCAAGATCCTCACAAGCCACCCCGGAAGGTTTTCCCTCCACCACCATACGGGAAGCCACCTACAAATGCCTAA